From one Shewanella sp. GD04112 genomic stretch:
- a CDS encoding DUF885 domain-containing protein — translation MKTVLKRIGLGTLAIVLLLGALAAHEWFAKKPFFFRAFLDRSMVKMAFESPETLTSLGFLESVGITGHNALLDDDSPAAMDKTFTQVRALRDTLLSYQDTDLDDNQRISKDIALYLADFALASEPYRYHNYPVNQLFGVQNGYPSFMQAQHQVHSVEDAENYLSRLIAVKTKFGQTIEGLKLREAKGIIPPKFVIERVLTEMNDFINAPVEDNILYSSFKTKLADTQISADEQARLLAQAKANIESDVKPAYRLFIDYFTALQAKAGTDDGYWALPNGDVAYEQLLKFFTTTNYSADEIHAKGLAEVSRIQDEIMTILAAQGYDTSQGFSVAIEALAADPKFYYEDSDAGRAQILVDYQKILDEVNAGLDNAFRIRPKAGMEVVRIPEFKEKTAPGAYYQQPAIDGSRPGRFYANLFDIKATPKYGMRTLAYHEGIPGHHFQIAVAMELEGQPLIRKMAPFTAYIEGWALYSERLAWELGFQQDPFDNIGRLQAELFRAVRLVVDTGIHHSRWTREQAIDYMKQNTGMSDRDVTAEIERYIVMPGQATAYKVGMMKILELREKAKQALGDKFDLRDFHDVVLKNGAVPLDILEKLVDRYIAEKRSQA, via the coding sequence TTGAAAACGGTATTAAAACGAATTGGACTTGGCACACTCGCCATAGTGCTGTTGCTCGGGGCGCTCGCCGCCCATGAATGGTTTGCGAAAAAGCCTTTTTTCTTCCGTGCATTTTTAGATAGAAGCATGGTCAAAATGGCATTCGAAAGCCCAGAGACCTTAACCTCCTTGGGATTTTTAGAATCCGTTGGCATCACTGGTCACAATGCCTTGCTCGACGATGATAGCCCTGCGGCCATGGATAAAACCTTTACCCAAGTCCGTGCCTTAAGGGATACCTTACTCAGCTACCAAGATACCGATCTGGATGATAATCAGCGCATTTCGAAGGACATCGCACTGTATCTGGCGGATTTTGCCTTGGCATCTGAACCCTATCGTTATCACAATTATCCAGTAAATCAGCTGTTTGGTGTGCAAAATGGTTATCCAAGCTTTATGCAGGCGCAGCACCAAGTTCACTCGGTTGAAGATGCCGAAAACTACCTATCACGCTTAATTGCGGTGAAGACTAAATTTGGCCAAACCATAGAAGGACTAAAGCTTCGAGAGGCTAAGGGCATTATTCCGCCAAAGTTTGTGATTGAGCGGGTGCTAACCGAGATGAATGACTTCATTAACGCGCCCGTCGAAGACAATATTCTCTACAGCTCCTTTAAGACTAAGCTCGCCGACACGCAAATCAGTGCCGATGAACAGGCGCGTTTGCTGGCGCAGGCAAAAGCCAATATTGAGTCCGACGTTAAACCGGCATATCGACTCTTTATCGATTACTTCACGGCGTTACAAGCCAAAGCGGGCACGGACGATGGCTACTGGGCTTTGCCGAATGGTGATGTGGCCTACGAGCAGTTACTGAAGTTTTTTACTACCACCAATTACAGCGCCGATGAAATCCATGCCAAGGGATTAGCCGAGGTGAGCCGTATTCAGGACGAAATCATGACGATTTTGGCCGCACAGGGATACGACACCAGCCAAGGATTCTCGGTGGCAATCGAAGCGCTGGCCGCCGATCCAAAATTCTATTATGAAGACTCAGATGCGGGCCGGGCGCAGATCTTAGTGGATTACCAAAAAATCCTCGATGAAGTGAATGCGGGCTTAGACAATGCCTTCCGTATTCGCCCGAAAGCGGGAATGGAAGTGGTGCGCATTCCTGAATTTAAAGAGAAAACAGCACCGGGCGCTTATTATCAGCAGCCGGCGATTGACGGTAGTCGTCCGGGACGTTTCTACGCCAACCTGTTCGACATCAAAGCAACGCCTAAATACGGCATGCGTACTTTGGCTTACCATGAGGGGATCCCTGGGCATCACTTCCAAATCGCGGTGGCGATGGAGTTAGAAGGGCAACCGCTGATCCGCAAGATGGCGCCTTTTACGGCCTATATCGAAGGTTGGGCACTCTATTCTGAACGTTTAGCCTGGGAACTCGGTTTTCAGCAAGATCCCTTCGACAATATCGGTCGCTTACAGGCGGAGCTGTTTCGGGCCGTGCGTCTGGTTGTCGATACGGGAATTCACCACAGCCGCTGGACACGTGAGCAAGCCATTGACTATATGAAACAAAACACCGGTATGTCCGACCGCGACGTGACCGCAGAAATCGAGCGTTATATCGTTATGCCCGGCCAAGCGACGGCCTATAAGGTGGGTATGATGAAAATTCTCGAGCTGCGGGAAAAAGCCAAACAAGCCCTAGGTGATAAATTCGATTTACGGGATTTTCACGATGTAGTGCTGAAAAATGGTGCCGTCCCCTTAGATATTCTAGAAAAATTAGTTGACCGTTATATCGCCGAAAAACGCAGCCAAGCCTAA
- a CDS encoding cold-shock protein, giving the protein MSKTTGIVKWFNEDKGFGFISPDNGGADAFVHFRAIVSEGFKTLAEGQKVSYEVEQGQKGPQAANVVVL; this is encoded by the coding sequence ATGTCTAAAACTACTGGTATAGTAAAATGGTTTAACGAAGACAAAGGTTTTGGTTTTATTTCCCCTGATAACGGTGGCGCTGACGCATTCGTTCACTTCCGCGCAATCGTATCTGAAGGCTTTAAAACTTTAGCCGAAGGCCAAAAGGTTTCTTACGAAGTCGAACAAGGCCAGAAAGGTCCTCAAGCTGCGAACGTTGTTGTTCTGTAA